One genomic region from Arthrobacter sp. YN encodes:
- a CDS encoding ATP-dependent 6-phosphofructokinase, with amino-acid sequence MKIGILTSGGDCPGLNAVIRGAVLKGIAIHGQEFVGFRDGWRGVVEGDVIDIPRTMVRGIAKQGGTILGTSRTNPFENGGGPDVIKAHMERLGIDAIIAIGGEGTLAAAKRLTDAGLKIVGVPKTVDNDLDATDYTFGFDTAVQIATEAIDRLRTTGESHHRCMIAEVMGRHVGWIALHAGMAAGAHAILIPEQKVSIEEITEWVQEAHDRGRAPLVVVAEGFVPDHMESPHSERGLDTFGRPRLGGIADQLAPEIEARTGIETRATILGHIQRGGVPTAYDRVLATRLGMAAIDSVVDGRWGTMVALKGTDISHVGFEEALGKLKTVPQHRYDEASVLFG; translated from the coding sequence ATGAAAATTGGCATTCTTACCAGCGGTGGCGACTGCCCCGGCCTCAACGCAGTGATCCGGGGAGCTGTCCTCAAGGGCATCGCCATCCACGGCCAGGAATTTGTGGGTTTCCGTGACGGCTGGCGTGGTGTTGTGGAAGGTGATGTCATCGACATCCCCCGCACCATGGTCCGCGGTATCGCCAAGCAGGGTGGCACCATCCTGGGCACGTCCCGCACCAACCCGTTCGAAAACGGGGGTGGCCCGGACGTCATCAAAGCCCATATGGAACGCCTGGGCATTGACGCGATCATCGCCATCGGCGGCGAGGGAACGCTGGCAGCGGCCAAGCGCCTCACCGACGCCGGCCTGAAAATCGTCGGCGTCCCCAAGACCGTGGACAACGACCTCGATGCCACCGACTACACCTTCGGATTCGATACCGCAGTCCAGATCGCTACGGAGGCCATCGACCGCCTCCGGACCACCGGCGAGTCCCACCACCGGTGCATGATCGCCGAAGTCATGGGCCGCCATGTCGGTTGGATCGCCCTGCACGCGGGCATGGCCGCCGGTGCTCACGCCATCCTGATCCCCGAGCAGAAGGTCAGCATCGAGGAGATCACTGAATGGGTCCAGGAAGCCCATGATCGTGGCCGTGCGCCGCTGGTAGTAGTTGCCGAGGGCTTTGTTCCGGACCATATGGAGTCCCCGCACTCCGAGCGCGGCCTGGACACCTTCGGCCGTCCCCGCCTGGGCGGCATCGCTGACCAGCTGGCCCCTGAGATCGAGGCCCGCACGGGCATTGAAACCCGCGCCACGATCCTCGGCCACATCCAGCGCGGTGGCGTGCCCACCGCCTACGACCGCGTTTTGGCAACCCGCCTGGGCATGGCGGCCATCGACTCCGTAGTGGACGGACGATGGGGCACCATGGTGGCCCTCAAGGGAACGGACATCTCCCACGTGGGCTTCGAGGAAGCCCTGGGCAAGCTCAAAACCGTGCCGCAGCACCGCTACGACGAAGCGTCGGTGCTGTTCGGCTAG
- a CDS encoding GNAT family N-acetyltransferase, whose product MTLEPTSAAIIQLAWARHLGLDDDAFATAAARLTNSTIDPGDPAHRITRVDESARAVVFLRLFGVSALVGPQWALDAAVGLPDTELAQHVTLLTLTRSHGGHGRGSTALFFADDLPLQQPSDDLTVSRGNPEAISLEAQCPPDDVNEVGLQGLEHRFTIMHPDEAPPTPVACGAYSEWEGILANMGVLVAPPWRRRGLGTLAASIAAHEALAAGLTLQWKADVSNTGALAMARSLGFATGGLHASVLLG is encoded by the coding sequence ATGACTCTTGAGCCCACGTCCGCTGCCATTATCCAGCTGGCGTGGGCTCGCCATTTGGGGCTCGACGACGACGCTTTCGCTACCGCAGCGGCCCGGCTCACCAACTCGACGATCGACCCCGGCGACCCCGCACACCGCATCACCCGCGTGGACGAATCAGCCCGGGCGGTGGTCTTCCTCAGGCTCTTCGGAGTTTCAGCACTGGTGGGACCACAGTGGGCCTTGGACGCCGCCGTCGGACTTCCTGATACAGAGCTCGCCCAACACGTGACGCTGCTGACGTTGACGCGATCCCACGGAGGGCACGGGCGGGGATCAACGGCCTTGTTCTTCGCCGACGATTTGCCGCTGCAGCAACCCTCCGACGACCTCACGGTCTCCCGGGGCAACCCGGAAGCCATCAGCCTTGAAGCGCAGTGCCCTCCGGACGATGTCAATGAGGTGGGGCTGCAGGGCCTGGAACACCGGTTCACCATCATGCACCCTGACGAGGCACCGCCCACCCCCGTGGCCTGCGGCGCCTACTCCGAATGGGAAGGCATCCTGGCCAACATGGGCGTCCTGGTGGCACCTCCGTGGCGTCGCCGCGGCCTGGGAACCCTGGCCGCGTCCATCGCTGCCCATGAAGCCCTGGCCGCGGGCCTGACCCTGCAATGGAAGGCCGACGTCAGCAATACCGGGGCACTCGCGATGGCCCGCAGCCTTGGCTTTGCCACGGGCGGGCTCCACGCGAGCGTGCTGCTCGGCTGA
- a CDS encoding DHA2 family efflux MFS transporter permease subunit yields the protein MENVAKPWPALWSLVVGFFMILIDTTIVSVANPRIMEGLNTDINAVIWVTSAYLLAYAVPLLITGRLGDRFGPKNLYLIGLVVFTLASLWCGLSGDITMLIAARVLQGLGAAMMTPQTMAVITRIFPPDRRGAAMGLWGATAGMAVLVGPILGGVLVDSLGWEWIFFVNVPIGIVAFILVMRFVPKLTTHTHSFDVLGVVLSAVGMFLLVFGIQEGQTYKWGTVTGFVTVWGLIITGLVVLVLFVLWQWLLERRGGEPLLPLGLFKDRNFSLGNTTIMAVGFTVTAFPLPTIFYYQTVRGLTPTQSALLMIPMAVISGALAPFVGKLIDRANPRYFASFGLLCMAGALFWTAALLGPDTPIWMFLLPSALQGVANAFIWGPVSNATTRNLEPRQAGAGSGVFNTTRQIGAVLGSAAIAALIQSRLSAELPAAPAGAPVGEASMSGVLPEALHAGFSTAMSQSILLPACAVLLGAVVALFFGKPKPVQGWGGRSAPAPETAKADLNT from the coding sequence TTGGAAAACGTAGCTAAGCCGTGGCCGGCGCTCTGGTCACTCGTGGTGGGCTTCTTCATGATCCTCATCGACACCACCATCGTGTCGGTCGCGAATCCGCGGATCATGGAGGGCCTCAACACGGACATCAATGCCGTCATCTGGGTCACCAGCGCCTATTTGCTGGCGTACGCAGTGCCCCTGCTCATCACCGGGAGGTTGGGGGACCGGTTCGGACCAAAGAACCTCTACCTGATAGGCCTGGTGGTCTTCACCCTGGCGTCGTTGTGGTGCGGCCTGTCCGGTGACATCACCATGTTGATCGCCGCCCGTGTCCTCCAGGGCCTGGGTGCAGCCATGATGACACCCCAGACCATGGCCGTCATCACCCGCATCTTCCCGCCGGACCGCCGCGGTGCAGCCATGGGGCTGTGGGGGGCTACCGCCGGTATGGCCGTGCTGGTTGGCCCTATCCTGGGCGGCGTGCTGGTGGACAGCCTGGGCTGGGAATGGATCTTCTTCGTCAACGTCCCCATCGGGATCGTGGCCTTCATCCTGGTGATGCGTTTCGTACCGAAACTGACCACCCACACGCACTCTTTCGACGTCCTCGGCGTGGTGCTGTCCGCCGTCGGCATGTTCCTGCTGGTCTTTGGTATCCAGGAAGGCCAGACGTACAAGTGGGGAACAGTCACCGGCTTCGTTACCGTCTGGGGCCTGATCATTACCGGGCTGGTGGTCCTGGTGCTCTTTGTGCTCTGGCAATGGCTCCTTGAGCGCCGGGGCGGGGAGCCCCTGCTGCCGCTTGGCCTGTTCAAGGACCGCAACTTCTCCCTGGGCAACACCACCATCATGGCCGTCGGCTTCACGGTGACGGCGTTCCCGCTGCCCACCATCTTTTACTACCAGACGGTCCGCGGGTTGACGCCAACCCAGTCGGCGCTGCTCATGATCCCCATGGCCGTTATTTCCGGTGCGCTGGCGCCGTTCGTCGGCAAGCTCATTGACCGGGCGAATCCACGATACTTTGCCTCGTTTGGCCTGCTCTGCATGGCAGGAGCCCTCTTCTGGACTGCTGCCCTGCTGGGTCCGGACACGCCCATCTGGATGTTCCTGCTGCCCAGCGCGCTGCAGGGTGTTGCCAATGCTTTCATCTGGGGACCGGTCTCCAACGCCACCACCCGCAACCTGGAACCACGGCAGGCCGGTGCGGGGTCCGGTGTCTTCAACACCACCCGCCAAATCGGTGCTGTCCTGGGTTCAGCGGCCATCGCTGCCCTGATCCAGTCGCGGCTCTCGGCGGAATTGCCCGCAGCCCCCGCCGGTGCTCCCGTGGGCGAAGCGTCCATGAGCGGCGTACTGCCGGAAGCCCTTCATGCAGGATTCTCGACGGCGATGAGCCAGTCCATCCTGTTGCCCGCCTGCGCGGTTCTGCTGGGTGCCGTGGTGGCACTGTTCTTTGGCAAGCCGAAGCCGGTGCAGGGCTGGGGCGGCAGGTCCGCACCTGCACCGGAAACTGCCAAGGCTGATCTCAACACCTAG
- a CDS encoding PadR family transcriptional regulator: MPRISDLTPLGVASLALLAEEPMHPYEMYQLLMARHEDRLVKVRPGTLYHAVGRLEENGLVEATGTGREGNRPERTTYRITDAGHQALDARLQAMLSTPVNEYPLFPHAIAEAHHLPAAVVKELLEERVVALTADLDFLVRAEATVTAKGLARKYWIDITYQQAMRRTEIAWIRGLLEELGNGHLPWDEPLPAPSDISHKPKESLGKRS, encoded by the coding sequence ATGCCCAGAATTTCCGATCTGACGCCCTTGGGCGTCGCATCCCTGGCCCTGTTGGCAGAGGAACCCATGCATCCGTACGAGATGTATCAACTGCTGATGGCCCGCCACGAAGACAGGCTGGTCAAGGTACGTCCGGGAACGCTCTACCACGCCGTGGGCAGGCTTGAAGAAAACGGACTCGTGGAGGCCACGGGAACCGGACGGGAAGGCAACCGGCCCGAGCGGACCACCTACCGGATCACGGATGCCGGACACCAAGCCCTCGACGCCCGGCTCCAAGCCATGCTCTCCACTCCCGTCAACGAGTACCCCCTGTTTCCGCACGCCATCGCCGAGGCACATCACCTCCCTGCGGCCGTGGTGAAGGAACTCCTGGAGGAGCGGGTCGTGGCGCTCACCGCCGATCTCGACTTCCTGGTCCGGGCGGAGGCCACGGTGACGGCCAAGGGACTTGCCCGCAAGTACTGGATCGACATCACGTATCAACAAGCAATGCGCCGAACGGAGATCGCGTGGATCCGCGGCCTCCTCGAGGAGTTGGGCAACGGGCACCTGCCCTGGGACGAACCCCTGCCGGCTCCATCAGACATTTCACACAAGCCAAAGGAATCCCTTGGAAAACGTAGCTAA
- the ygfZ gene encoding CAF17-like 4Fe-4S cluster assembly/insertion protein YgfZ → MTYTSPLLSRPGAVEDTGLDAGVAAHYGEPLREQRALAAGTAVVDLSHRGVVTVSGPDRLSWLNTLSSQQLTNLQPGVASELLMLSVQGRIEFDARVIDDGDTTWLIVETAEAAPLAEWLNKMKFMLRVEITDVSEQWAVLGSTKPVEQLSSHLVWEDPWPHVSPGGYAYSIVPEETHPGLERPWFEYLVPAAGLESAVEGLPLAGALAADALRIAAWRPRLGAETDEKTIPHELDLLRTSVHLNKGCYKGQETIARVHNLGHPPRRLVFLQLDGSQHTLPAVGSVVFAGERKVGTLTSVAQHFEMGPVALAVVKRSVSAEETLTVMDGEEPYVAAQEVIVAPDAGQVVGRQTGFLKGPHR, encoded by the coding sequence ATGACCTACACGAGCCCTCTGTTGTCGCGCCCTGGCGCCGTCGAGGACACCGGCCTGGACGCCGGCGTCGCTGCCCACTATGGCGAGCCGCTGCGTGAGCAGCGTGCCTTGGCAGCCGGCACCGCCGTCGTCGACCTCTCGCACCGCGGGGTGGTGACCGTGTCCGGACCGGACCGGCTGAGCTGGCTCAACACGTTGTCCTCGCAGCAACTCACCAACCTGCAGCCCGGCGTTGCCAGCGAGCTCTTGATGCTGAGTGTCCAGGGCCGCATCGAATTCGATGCCAGGGTGATTGACGACGGTGATACCACCTGGTTGATCGTGGAGACCGCAGAAGCCGCGCCTTTGGCCGAGTGGCTGAACAAGATGAAATTCATGCTCCGCGTCGAGATCACGGACGTCTCGGAGCAGTGGGCTGTCCTGGGCTCCACCAAACCGGTAGAGCAGCTGTCCTCCCACTTGGTGTGGGAGGATCCGTGGCCGCATGTCAGCCCGGGCGGCTACGCGTACAGCATCGTTCCGGAGGAAACCCATCCCGGGCTTGAGCGTCCTTGGTTCGAGTACCTCGTCCCGGCGGCAGGGCTGGAAAGCGCCGTTGAAGGCCTTCCGTTGGCGGGGGCTTTGGCTGCCGATGCCCTGCGGATCGCTGCTTGGCGTCCCCGCCTTGGGGCGGAGACGGACGAGAAGACCATTCCCCACGAACTGGACCTCCTGCGGACATCGGTCCACCTGAACAAGGGGTGCTATAAGGGGCAGGAGACCATCGCACGTGTCCACAACCTCGGCCACCCACCCCGTCGCCTGGTCTTCCTGCAGCTGGATGGCTCCCAGCACACGCTCCCCGCTGTTGGCAGTGTTGTATTTGCCGGAGAACGCAAGGTGGGTACTCTGACATCTGTGGCGCAGCACTTCGAAATGGGACCCGTGGCTTTGGCTGTGGTGAAGCGGTCCGTTTCAGCGGAGGAAACCCTGACGGTGATGGATGGCGAGGAGCCGTACGTCGCTGCCCAGGAAGTGATCGTCGCCCCCGATGCCGGCCAGGTTGTCGGGCGCCAGACCGGATTCCTGAAGGGACCCCACCGATGA
- a CDS encoding flavodoxin family protein, with amino-acid sequence MNTHLKPEGYEGLKAVFFNGTLKPSPQPSNTDGLIKISRDIMEKQGVTTKLVRTVDHDIASGVYPDMRQHGWTTDEWPDIYPDVRDADIVVVAGPIWLGDNSSQTKKLIERLYAHSGELNSNGQWAFYPKVGGCLITGNEDGIKHCSMNVLYSLQHVGFTIPPQADAGWIGPVGPGPSYLDEGSGGPESDFTNRNTTFMTWNLLHMAKILRDAGGIPAYGNLPEEWKAGTRFDFENPEYR; translated from the coding sequence GTGAACACCCACCTCAAGCCGGAAGGCTACGAGGGCCTCAAGGCCGTCTTTTTCAATGGCACGCTGAAACCTTCGCCGCAACCCAGCAACACGGATGGGCTGATCAAGATCAGCCGGGACATCATGGAGAAGCAGGGCGTCACCACCAAGCTTGTCCGGACCGTCGACCATGACATCGCCAGCGGTGTCTATCCCGATATGCGCCAGCATGGCTGGACGACGGATGAATGGCCCGATATCTACCCTGATGTCCGCGACGCCGACATCGTGGTGGTGGCCGGCCCCATCTGGTTGGGTGACAACTCCTCCCAAACCAAGAAACTCATCGAGCGGCTGTATGCGCATTCGGGCGAGCTGAACAGCAACGGCCAATGGGCGTTCTATCCCAAGGTGGGCGGTTGCCTCATCACGGGCAACGAGGACGGCATCAAGCACTGTTCCATGAATGTGCTGTACAGCCTCCAGCACGTCGGCTTCACCATCCCACCCCAGGCCGACGCCGGGTGGATCGGTCCCGTGGGGCCTGGACCCAGCTATCTGGACGAAGGATCGGGTGGTCCGGAGAGTGATTTTACTAACAGGAACACCACGTTCATGACCTGGAACCTGCTCCATATGGCCAAAATCCTCCGGGATGCCGGGGGTATCCCGGCTTACGGCAACCTGCCGGAGGAATGGAAAGCGGGTACCCGGTTCGACTTCGAAAATCCTGAATACCGCTGA
- a CDS encoding FABP family protein encodes MPIEIPTDLTPELVPLSWLIGEWEGRGRLGSGDEDSEHFVQHVSFTHNGLPYLQYRAETWLSDDDGAKLRPLTVETGFWALERKLQEGDGGPGLIPADIVPVLKTADEVEERRNKDGGFDISVSIAHPGGITELYYGQIKGPQIQLSTDMVMRGSHSKEYTAATRIFGLVDGNLLWRWDVAASGKALEAHASAFLHKVS; translated from the coding sequence GTGCCTATTGAGATCCCAACCGATCTGACGCCTGAACTCGTCCCCCTTTCCTGGCTCATTGGTGAGTGGGAAGGCCGCGGCCGGCTCGGCAGCGGTGACGAGGATTCCGAGCATTTCGTCCAGCATGTTTCCTTCACCCATAACGGCTTGCCGTACCTGCAGTACAGGGCCGAGACCTGGCTCAGTGACGACGACGGCGCAAAGTTGCGTCCGTTGACTGTCGAGACCGGGTTCTGGGCCTTGGAGCGGAAGCTCCAGGAAGGCGACGGCGGACCCGGCCTGATTCCGGCGGACATCGTCCCGGTCCTCAAGACCGCCGATGAGGTGGAAGAGCGCCGCAACAAAGACGGCGGCTTTGACATCTCGGTGTCGATTGCGCACCCCGGCGGCATCACCGAGCTTTACTACGGTCAGATCAAGGGGCCCCAGATCCAGCTGAGCACCGACATGGTGATGCGCGGGAGCCACTCCAAGGAATACACCGCAGCCACCCGGATCTTCGGCCTGGTGGACGGGAACCTCCTGTGGCGCTGGGATGTCGCTGCCAGCGGAAAAGCACTCGAAGCCCACGCCTCGGCATTCCTGCACAAGGTGTCCTGA
- a CDS encoding permease — MKSWSIGVFGLVALIAIVASTFVSREAMVGVGIAASAAVGIGWPHFLGVPAKKTLAAVIGLAGAGSAVTAAYLPAPGFLEGTPAFIAVGVMAVFVVQLVRGTGQAQRLESTLGCCAGVLLNCLGAGWIAGARFNGVKEMVLVAGLSAAVALMVGIIRWPDRIVAPLGVVMAGLMGPLAGLVFSDIAVLPAALVGVVVGSVLVSFRRMTTLRRGRLNIPAAVGMGVAPVWAVGALVYFIDKLLIY, encoded by the coding sequence GTGAAGTCTTGGAGCATCGGGGTATTTGGACTCGTGGCGCTCATCGCCATCGTGGCCAGCACCTTCGTTTCCCGGGAAGCCATGGTGGGCGTCGGCATTGCTGCCTCCGCGGCCGTGGGGATCGGCTGGCCGCATTTTCTTGGCGTCCCTGCCAAGAAAACCTTGGCGGCGGTGATCGGGTTGGCCGGTGCGGGATCAGCCGTGACCGCAGCCTACCTTCCAGCGCCTGGATTCCTGGAAGGAACGCCGGCATTCATTGCCGTAGGCGTGATGGCGGTCTTCGTGGTCCAGCTTGTCCGTGGAACGGGGCAGGCGCAGCGACTGGAATCAACCCTGGGATGCTGCGCCGGCGTGCTCTTGAATTGCCTTGGCGCAGGGTGGATTGCCGGCGCGCGGTTCAACGGAGTGAAGGAAATGGTCCTGGTGGCCGGCCTGAGCGCGGCAGTGGCCCTGATGGTGGGAATCATCCGATGGCCTGACCGCATCGTGGCTCCGCTGGGTGTGGTCATGGCCGGACTCATGGGTCCTCTCGCCGGTCTTGTATTCTCGGATATTGCAGTACTTCCCGCGGCGTTGGTTGGCGTGGTGGTTGGCTCCGTCCTGGTGTCCTTCCGGCGGATGACCACCCTTCGGCGCGGCCGCCTGAACATTCCGGCAGCCGTGGGAATGGGCGTTGCCCCCGTCTGGGCGGTGGGGGCCTTGGTGTACTTCATAGACAAACTACTCATCTACTAA
- a CDS encoding winged helix-turn-helix transcriptional regulator, with product MSHILLLTNSTGSSVDILPALELLNHRVHILPAEPTALLETDPTDIVFLDARKDLVGARSLTQLLKATGLSAPLMLILTEGGMAAVSSAWAVDDIVLDSAGPAEVEARIRLAMARAVPGEEETQTEIRAAGVVIDEASYTARVSGQPLNLTFKEFELLKYLAQHPGRVFTRQQLLTEVWGYDYYGGTRTVDVHIRRLRAKLGVDHENLISTVRNVGYRLTLVRLPDDELSEA from the coding sequence ATGTCGCACATCCTGCTCCTGACGAACAGCACCGGCTCATCGGTGGACATTTTGCCTGCCTTGGAGTTGCTGAACCACCGCGTACACATCCTCCCGGCAGAACCCACGGCCCTGCTTGAAACCGACCCCACGGACATCGTTTTCCTTGATGCCCGCAAGGATCTGGTGGGGGCCCGCTCGTTGACCCAACTGCTGAAAGCCACCGGGCTCAGCGCTCCCCTCATGCTCATCCTCACGGAGGGCGGCATGGCTGCCGTCTCCTCGGCCTGGGCAGTGGATGACATTGTGCTGGACTCCGCCGGACCGGCCGAAGTGGAAGCCCGTATCCGCCTCGCCATGGCAAGGGCGGTTCCCGGTGAAGAGGAAACCCAGACGGAGATCCGCGCTGCCGGGGTCGTGATTGACGAAGCGAGCTATACCGCCCGCGTCAGTGGCCAGCCCCTGAACCTGACGTTCAAGGAATTTGAACTCCTGAAGTACCTGGCGCAGCACCCGGGACGGGTATTCACGCGCCAACAACTGCTGACCGAGGTATGGGGCTACGACTACTACGGAGGCACCCGCACCGTGGACGTCCACATCCGGCGGCTGCGCGCCAAGCTCGGAGTGGATCACGAGAACCTGATCAGCACTGTCCGCAACGTGGGCTACCGGCTCACGCTGGTGCGACTCCCGGACGACGAACTCTCGGAGGCCTGA
- the mshD gene encoding mycothiol synthase, with translation MSHAHPENWPVLIIAGALDPDLLKDVKTLAAAAEESDGNPPFSEQTLVMLRGVDSGDHSVLSLALYAPDEDSDPATGEDLAGVAVVVEAPDSSGVLELAVHPSYRNQGVAGRLLGALQGKRSLDGLSAWSHGNHEAAAELAARFGYGPVRELWKMRLMSSASALPDAGLPDGVSLRTFVPGQDEQAWLAANRAAFSHHPEQGSMTLADLEARKAEDWFDPEGFLLAVNTDGELLGFHWTKVHPRQGPHPAIGEVYVVGVTPAAQGLGLGKALTVAGIQHLQEKGLHAVMLYVDADNQAAVALYQKLGFVRWDTDVMYGPLTKN, from the coding sequence ATGAGTCACGCGCACCCGGAAAACTGGCCCGTCCTGATCATCGCCGGCGCCTTGGACCCCGATCTCCTCAAGGACGTCAAGACCCTCGCCGCCGCAGCTGAGGAGTCCGACGGGAATCCGCCTTTTTCGGAGCAGACGCTGGTGATGCTGCGCGGTGTCGATTCCGGAGACCACTCGGTCTTGTCCTTGGCCCTCTACGCACCCGACGAAGATTCCGATCCGGCCACGGGTGAAGACCTGGCGGGTGTCGCCGTCGTCGTTGAGGCGCCCGACTCAAGCGGCGTGCTTGAGCTGGCCGTCCACCCGAGCTACCGCAACCAAGGTGTGGCCGGAAGGCTGCTGGGAGCCTTGCAGGGCAAGCGGAGCCTCGACGGACTCAGCGCATGGTCGCACGGGAACCACGAGGCCGCCGCCGAGCTCGCCGCCCGTTTCGGATACGGGCCGGTCCGTGAGCTGTGGAAGATGCGGCTCATGTCCTCCGCTTCAGCACTGCCCGACGCCGGACTGCCGGACGGAGTCTCCCTCCGCACCTTCGTTCCAGGCCAGGATGAGCAAGCATGGCTCGCAGCCAACCGCGCCGCGTTCTCCCACCACCCTGAGCAGGGTTCGATGACCCTGGCGGACCTCGAAGCCCGGAAGGCTGAGGACTGGTTCGATCCCGAGGGGTTCCTCCTGGCCGTCAACACGGACGGGGAGCTCCTGGGCTTCCACTGGACCAAAGTCCATCCCCGGCAGGGTCCGCACCCGGCCATCGGTGAGGTGTATGTGGTGGGCGTTACTCCGGCGGCGCAAGGCCTGGGCCTGGGCAAGGCCCTGACGGTCGCCGGAATCCAGCACCTCCAGGAAAAAGGACTGCATGCAGTCATGCTGTATGTGGACGCCGACAACCAGGCTGCGGTAGCCCTATATCAGAAACTCGGCTTCGTTCGCTGGGACACCGATGTGATGTATGGACCTTTAACCAAAAATTAA